One part of the Quercus lobata isolate SW786 chromosome 7, ValleyOak3.0 Primary Assembly, whole genome shotgun sequence genome encodes these proteins:
- the LOC115953235 gene encoding calmodulin-7 translates to MADQLTDDQISEFKEAFSLFDKDGDGCITTKELGTVMRSLGQNPTEAELQDMINEVDADGNGTIDFPEFLNLMARKMKDTDSEEELKEAFRVFDKDQNGFISAAELRHVMTNLGEKLTDEEVDEMIREADVDGDGQINYEEFVKVMMAK, encoded by the exons ATGGCAGACCAACTCACCGACGACCAGATCTCTGAGTTCAAGGAGGCTTTCAGCTTGTTCGACAAGGATGGCGACG GTTGCATCACTACTAAGGAGCTTGGGACTGTGATGAGGTCATTGGGCCAGAACCCAACTGAGGCAGAGCTCCAGGACATGATCAATGAAGTTGATGCTGATGGTAATGGAACTATTGATTTCCCTGAGTTTCTAAACCTCATGGCTAGGAAGATGAAGGACACTGACTCAGAGGAGGAACTTAAAGAAGCCTTCCGAGTTTTTGACAAGGATCAAAATGGGTTCATCTCTGCTGCTGAGTTGCGCCATGTGATGACCAACCTTGGGGAGAAGCTCACCGATGAAGAAGTTGATGAGATGATCCGGGAGGCTGATGTTGATGGTGATGGCCAGATAAATTACGAGGAGTTTGTCAAGGTGATGATGGCCAAGTGA